From a single Streptomyces sclerotialus genomic region:
- the ehuA gene encoding ectoine/hydroxyectoine ABC transporter ATP-binding protein EhuA translates to MSADSNLSKATANPAVDGSELIRFDRVTKRFGANTVLDSLDFTVSSGKHVTLIGPSGSGKTTILRLLMTLLKPDEGTIKVGGDYLTHEKKGDKLVPAGEKHTREVRKNIGMVFQQFNLFPNMKVLRNVTEAPVHVLGMTKEAAEERAHGLLDLVGLTEHVDKYPTQLSGGQQQRVAIARALAMRPQVLLLDEVTSALDPELVAGVLDVLRDIAHTTDITMLCVTHEMNFARDISDDVLMFDSGRVIESGPPEKIFTEPEHERTREFLSAVL, encoded by the coding sequence TTGTCCGCTGACAGCAACCTCTCGAAAGCAACGGCCAACCCGGCGGTGGACGGCAGCGAGCTGATCCGCTTCGACCGCGTCACCAAGCGCTTCGGGGCCAACACGGTCCTGGACTCGCTGGACTTCACGGTCTCCTCGGGCAAGCACGTCACCCTGATCGGCCCGTCGGGCTCCGGCAAGACCACGATCCTGCGGCTGCTGATGACGCTGCTGAAGCCGGACGAGGGCACGATCAAGGTGGGCGGGGACTACCTCACCCACGAGAAGAAGGGCGACAAGCTCGTCCCGGCCGGCGAGAAGCACACCCGCGAGGTGCGCAAGAACATCGGCATGGTCTTCCAGCAGTTCAACCTCTTCCCCAACATGAAGGTGCTGCGCAACGTCACCGAGGCGCCGGTGCACGTGCTGGGGATGACCAAGGAGGCGGCCGAGGAGCGCGCCCACGGGCTGCTGGACCTGGTGGGCCTGACCGAGCACGTCGACAAGTACCCCACCCAGCTCTCCGGCGGCCAGCAGCAGCGGGTCGCCATCGCGCGCGCCCTGGCCATGCGGCCGCAGGTGCTGCTCCTGGACGAGGTCACCTCGGCGCTCGACCCGGAGCTGGTGGCCGGCGTGCTGGACGTGCTGCGGGACATCGCGCACACCACGGACATCACCATGCTGTGCGTCACGCACGAGATGAACTTCGCGCGGGACATCTCGGACGACGTCCTGATGTTCGACTCGGGCCGGGTCATCGAGTCCGGGCCGCCGGAGAAGATCTTCACGGAGCCGGAGCACGAGCGGACCCGCGAGTTCCTCAGCGCGGTTCTCTGA